The genomic segment GCCACTTTAATTTGTATGGCTGTTTTCTAAAGAAAATGTTGATTTTCCcactttatttaataataatcagaGTGGAATCTAAGATCAATTATTGAACTAAAATTGATGTGTTTGCTATTTTAACTTTCTTGAAAAATGTAAAAACATATTTAACAGTGGAAGCTTGTCCTTTTTACGTATGTTCGGTAAAATCTACCATACTTAGGTGTCATGCCTGTTCAAACACTTCAGAAATAATCCTTACAGGATTTCTGTTTGTATCTACACAGGAATCCAGTCCTTGCACATGTTTGTTACTAATGGTCTCTGCATTATGTGATCTTTTGTTAGGTTTGCCAACCCCCACCAACGGGGAAAAGTGGGCTCCTTAGGGCTGATTTCTTGCAAGGAGAGAATAATCCCAAGTGAGTCACTTCAAATTTCATCATTGTACTAAGGCAACACCATTCAATATAACAAAAAAACAATACCAAGAATCTGACAAGTAAATACCACAATGTATGCTGTGTGAATTTTCATGAACTTGCTCATTACCCAATTACTGTAATGCTGacagtatttcaaatttttgtgATTACGACACAGTTTTCCCAGAGTTCTAATCGATGGTCCATATGGAGCACCAACACAAGACTACAAGAACTATGATGTGGTGCTGCTTGTGGGGCTTGGCATTGGTGCAACACCGATGATCAGTGTCGTTAAAGACATCGTGAACAATATGAAAGAAATGGAGGAGGAAGAGAATTATTTGGAGGAGGGTAACAGAGGAGGCAACAACACGCCTCCGAATGCTAGCCCTTTGTCGAATAAACGAAATTCGGGACCAGGGAGTGGGAGACACAACTTTAAGACAAGGAGAGCTTATTTCTACTGGGTTACTAGAGAACAAGGTTCCTTTGATTGGTTTAAGGGCGTGATGAATGAAGCGGCCGAAACAGACCACAAGGGACTAATAGAAATGCACAACTACTGTACTAGTGTGTATGAAGAGGGTGATGCTCGTTCTGCTCTAATCACCATGCTTCAATCGCTCAATCATGCCAAGAATGGAGTGGACGTCGTGTCGGGAACCCGGGTTAAGTCTCACTTTGCCAAGCCTAATTGGCGTACGGTCTACAAACGCATCGCACTTAATCATCCTAATTCAAGAGTTGGTGAGTTTCTTTATACCAGTCCTAAAACAATTCATGTCAGTTTCAAGATCTTGGCTGAATAATTCTTATAATTTGTATGTAGTTGTtatgtttctatgttgatacCTAGGAGGCTGCAATTGGTgatgtattaaaatactaatcATTATGATCACATGTACAGGAGTATTTTACTGCGGGGCACCACCACCAGTGAAGGAGCTAAAGCAATTGGCTTCTGATTTTTCACACAAGACTACCACCAAATTCGAATTCCACAAAGAAAACTTTTGATCTGGTTTGCACATAAAAAACCATGGCCAGATCAAATTTAAAGGCGTTAGGCTGGACCACCACCAACCACCACTAACTTTGGAGGAGGAAATTTAAGATAATTAAAGCTTTtatctattttaaaattttgcctTTACTTTTTCAAAAACTATGTAGTTACAGGTGATTTCTTTCCAAGTCATGACCTCATAAAGGAGCTATCTTTGGATCAGCAAAGATTTTAGTGGGAACCTATTTgattagggttttttttttattgatggtGCTATAAATGATAATAGTGATATGTATTGGGGGTGGAAATGGCGAATAGTTACCTAACCACCAACCCCATTTAGATATTGATACCGATAAATGTATATGTACTGTTCACTTTTTCTAATCTATATAAAGAGTAACATATGTTTTTGCACATTCATTGATTTGTTCAAATCTCAGCTACGTGTCTTTTGAGCCTATTTATCTTTGTCAAAACTGCTACTTTGAACTTGGAAATATGCTTTGAGTTTCATTAATGCCTTCAAATTGGTACCTAAAATCTTAGGCAAGACTGTAATGGTATATGTTGACTAAACAAAAGATTGGACAATGGCTGCAACTTAGGTAAAATAGAAGTAACTTTTGCACTTTAGTCGGGCAGCTTTCTACACAATTTTGAAATGGGAAATGTCTGCTCAAGAAAAGATTGAACACTGTGCTTGATTCCAACACGAGTATTATACACAAAATTGTCAAATATaaaaacgtgtcatcattcTATTACTCTTTTTCGGATTAAGATATCTAATGAAAAGTTTACATTAGATATATAAGTCACTCACTCTCTGCGATCAAAACAAAACATAATATTGCTTCCTAGCCGACTTCCATGGGAGACGATAAACCAAGAGGCACGGCTTCAGGAGCAAAATGGGACAATCCCAACCATCAACTTTATCTTCATCATTCAGATCAACCTGGCGCCATTCTTGTGCCACAGTCTTTGGTCGAAGACAATTACAGCACATGGAAACAGTCCATGACCATGGCCTTGACAGTCAAAAACAAGATTGGACTCATAGATGGTTCAATCAATGAGCCAAGTGAAAGAAATTCAGACGAGCATCAACAATGGAATCGCTGCAACAATTTGGTAAAGACTTGGCTGCTGGGATCTATGTCTAAAGACATTGCTGGTAGTGTAATCAATTGCAAAAACGCTAGACAGATATGGCTGGAATTGCAGGAGAGGTTCTCACAAGTGAACGTGGTTGAGCTATTCAACATTGAAAACGAAATTCATAATTGTGTGCAAGGCAGCATGTCTGTGGGATCTTATTTTACCAAACTGAAGGGACTATGGGATGAGCGTGAAGCAATCTGTACTTTTCCTATATGCACTTGTGGATCAATCAAAGAGGTGGCTGTATATTTGGAAACACAGAAAACCATGAAATTTCTCACGGGTCTCAATGAATCATATGCAGGTGTTCGGAGTAATACCTTATTACTAGATCCATTACCCACGGTGAATAAAGCATACTCCCCAGTGCTCCGCCATGAGAAACAAGCAGAAGCGACAACCGGAAAGAGTCAAGACCAACCAGAAGCTGCTGTCTTTGCCATAAAGAATCCAAATCGCAAGACTGAAGATGAGCAAAAGTGCACAAAGTGCAACAAGACAAATCACACCACCAAAAATTGTCGTGCACATCTCAAATGCAATTTTTGCGGATGGAGAGGACACACAGTAGAATTTTGTCGCAAAAAGAAAGCAGCAACTGAGGTTAATTCAACAATTTCGAAGGGAAATCAGGCTGCATATCTAACTGAAAAGAAAGAGACGAGCTTTCCGTTCACATCTGAAGAGTGCAGACAAATACTAGAAATGTTGAGATCCAAAAacccctctgcaaatcatgttAGTAATTACTCAACTCATGATGAACTTTCAGGTAAAGCCTTTTCACTTATCCTTAATGGAAAAAGAAATACTTGGATCTTTGATAGTGGGTGTACAGACCATATGGTTTATGATCAGAACTTATTTACACATTCGAAGCCTGTCAAAAATCGTACCGTGGAATTGCCCAATGGTTCAATGGCACAAGTGACTCATATTGGCACAGTAGCTCTATCTCCGGATTTAATTCTTGACAATGTCTTATGTATTCCGTATTTTCATCTGAATTTAATTTCAATTAACAAGCTGAcctgcaattcatctaacatagcCATTTTCTTCAACAATATTTGCTTTGTCCAGGACCTACGCTCGGGGAAGACGATTGGGACGGGAATTGAACGAGAGGGCCTTTACTATCTCGATCAAGCCAATAAAGGAAGGTGTAATCACACCAAAGCCTCAAGTCCGTCTTTTTGGCACCTACGTCTGGGGCATCCATCTTCTAAAGTCACTCCACTATTTAATTCTTCATGTTTCCGAAATAAAGCTTGTAGTACAGACAAATGTTTGATTTGCCCTCTGGCAAAACAAATAAGACTTCCTTTTTCTTCAAGTTCCATCACTACTGAATCTAGttttgatttgatacatgttgaCATTTGGGGTGGTTACAAAGTTGCTTCAATTTCAGGTGCGAAATATTTTCTTACTATCGTTGATGACTATACTAGATGCACATGGGTTTACCTTATGAAACATAAATCAGAAGCTGGAAATCTTTTGGTCAATTTTGTCAACATGGCTGAAAATCAATTCAATTCCAAAGTAAAGATCATTCGTAGTGACAATGGCCCAGAATTCAAACTTGAAACTTTCTATGCACAAAAGGGCATCATTCACCAAACCAGTTGCATCAAtacaccacaacaaaatggtgtCGCTGAACGGAAACACAGACACTTGTTAAATATGGCACGTGCCCTCCTTATTCAAGCTGGCCTTCCTCATCATTTTTGGGGGGATGCCATCCTTACTTCAGCCTATCTCATAAATCGCacaccaactcctctcctccaAGGCAAAACCCCATATGAAAAGTTGTTTAACAAAGTTCCAAACTACTCACATTTACGAGTATTTGATTGTTTGTGTTTTGTTTCCACGCATGCCCAAAACCGTTCAAAATTTGATCCTCGAGCATCACGTTGCATCTTTCTTGGATATCCTTGTTGGAAAAATGGGTATCGTGtttttgatattattcagaaaAAAGTATTAGTCTCCAGAGATATCATTTTTCTTGAGAATATTTTTCCTTTCCAAAATTCCAAAGATTCCGCTGCACCACAAAAAGATTCAGAACCCTTGTTTCCCTTCAAGAACTGAACCAACGTCATCCACAAGCTTGGCTCAACATTCAGGTATTGTTCATCCGCTATCCCAATCTTTATCTTATACCAAACTTTCCCAAGCTCATAAAACATATGCAACTAAGCTATCTCTCCACAAAGAACCTGCTAGTTATTCACAGGCTGTCAAAGATCCAAAATGGCGTAAGGCCATGCAACAAGAAATTTCTGCTCTGCAACAAAATGAGACTTGGAGTTTAGTAACACTGCCATCTCACAAGCAACCAATCGGCTGCAGATGGGTatacaaaatcatattaaagGCTGATGGGACGGTGGAGAGATACAAAGCACGATTGGTGGCTAAAGGTTACAGTCAAATTGAGGGCATTGATTATAGGGAAACTTTCGCACCTATGGCCAAGTTAGTTACAGTTCGTGTCTTGCTTAGTGTGGCATCACTGCGTGGTTGGCATTTACATCAATTAGATGTTAATAACGCATTTCTGAATGGTGAGCTTGATGAAGAAGTATACACGTCCTTACCTCCTGGCTTCGGACGAAAGGGGGAGACTCGTGTTTGTAAACTTCATAAATCATTATACGGATTGAAACAAGCCTCTCGACAGTGGTTTATAAAGTTATCCAGTGCACTCAAAGCTACGGGATTCCACCAGTCTCTTTCTGATTATTCTTTATTCGTCCGACAGCGGCAAGGTACTTTTTTGGCATTACTTGTGTATGTCGATGATGTGATATTGGCTGGAGATAATTTGCAGGATATAGAAGAAACTAAAATCTTCTTATCCAAGCAATTCAAACTTAAAGACTTGGGAAAGCTTAAATATTTCCTCGGCATAGAGATTGCAAGGTCAAGACAAGGAATCAGTTTATCACAACGAAAATATGCTTTGGAAATTTTAGAAGATGTCGGGTTCTTGGGTGCTAAACCTTCTCGTTTTCCGGTAGATCAAAATTTGTCACTCACGCACTCAGATGGAGAACTTTTAAATGACGCATCAGCTTACAGAAGATTAGTAGGGAGGTTAGTTTATCTAACCATAACTAGACCAGACCTCACTTATATTGTTCATGTGTTGAGTCAGTTTATGGACAAACCTAGACAACCACACTTGGAGGCAGCTCACAAAGTCCTTAGGTATATCAAACATACTCCTGGACAAGGTATTTTATTACCATCTACAGGTTCTCTTCAATTAAGAGCATTTTGTGATGCTGATTGGGCTTGTTGCAAGGATACGAGAAGGTCAATTACAGGTTTTTGCATCTTGCTTGGTCAAGCACCAATTTCTTGGAAGACAAAGAAACAGACAACTGTATCTCGTTCAAGTGCTGAAGCAGAGTATCGTTCTATGGCTACCACATGCTGTGAGATCACATGGTTGAAAAACATCTTAAAAGACTTGGGAGTGAGCCATATGCAGCCAGTGAATTTATACTGCGACAATCAAGCAGCCATACACATAGCCGCAAATCCAGTCTTTCATGAGCGAACCAAACACACAGAGATAGACTGTCACTTAGTGCgtgaaaagattcaaaatggaATGATTCAGACTGCTCACATCTACACTTCAGATCAGCCAACAGATTTATTTACCAAGCCTTTGAGCACTGTGCAGCTTGAAGTTTTACTCAACAAGTTGGGTGTCATTAACATACACTCCAACTTGAGGGGGAGTCTTAAAGGAAGTTGACTTGTAGAATAGCCACATAATACGTAGTCCATATTAGAAATTGATTCTCTAATATTTCTTTCCTTATCTGTATATGATTTAGCTTAATCATAGGCTTTAGAATAGGATTATTGTACATCACCACCAAGTATATATATACCTGTAGTGATCATTCGTTGCaatttaataagaataatattcACCAAATCATTCATTTACACACATCATAAGTTTCTTTCCTTGCATTTTCTCTTCACTATTCCAAGCTCTCTTGATTTGATCTATAGTTTATTGTGTTTGGATGGAGGCCGTTGAAAAATGAATCGAGAAATTTTCGTGGGATCATTTGTTAAGGAAAGGGTCCACGACTTATAAATCTTGTCAGGGTAATATTAGGGGGAAAGGGAAGAAATAATCGAAATTAAACGACACATGCCCATTTCCCTGTTATGTACTCCTGCTCCTCATCCAAAAAAAGGTTTAGTAAATTCAGACAGAAGTAAATCCTTCTTGGTGCTTCAGTGTTTTACTCGAACCAGAGTTCACACTGATGGTCACACTATATTTAACCATCTCTTTCAAACTCATTAATTATCACCGCCAATATAAGATGTTACAAGTTAGTATTATAAAGTTTTGCAAAGTATATATGTTAGTGCCTGTCATACCTCGTACTATTAACACAAAACAAAGATGTGTCGGATATGCTATGAATGAATGTACGTACAGGCTTTATCAGCAATGAAACCTATGAGCAATAGTTGGGCCGAAATTTATTGTAGAAGAGGGAAATCAACCTCATTATATCGGGGAGCACATAGAGTTATGCATGAGACTGTTCTTTAGCTATCTTATCCTTTTTCGTCCTCTGGAAATTGGGTCTTATCAGCTGGCCGGCTACTGGAGCTTGAACTGCATTAGTATTAGTGGATTCGAAAGGTATAAGGGGCCTTTTTGCTGGTGGACACACATCACCACCGGCAATACTGCTTGAGGTAATCGATGAAACTGCTTTTCTCTTAATATTACTGGGGATTTCAAGTCTCTCAAGGATGCTTGAGGTTTTTTCATCTAATTTCTTGCTATTTTGTAATGGTGAAGTAGCCGGTTGCTCTCTCTCTGAGTTGGATGAACGAGGGAAGGAATCTGCGTCAGGGAGTTCTTCGACGATAATTTGTTCCCATTCTACTGTAACAGGTTCGTCAGCCCCTCCTGATGAGGTAACTTGTGGATTCAAGTTTGACTCCGAACTCTCTTCTTCTCTTGTAGGGCGTTTTACCCTGCAGTAATGAAATATTCAGTATATTTCACAAGGTTATAGCATAAAAAACTGTAAAATGAGTAACCATAAATCAGGAGTTCAGGTTATGATCCTGCCGACTTTATTTTCAATAAACACGGCCCAAAGGGAAGAGCCAAGGCCCGAGGAACTTAAATATTTAGTTAATTGTTCCAAAGCTGGAATCCAAGCTGCGTAGAAGTGATGCAAAAATAAATGTACAACAATTTAGTATTTTTAGCATTGGTTCAACTTGACCACTGAACCTTCACCAAGAACAGCAAGGATACTTGTATGCTTAATTCATCACAAGCAAAACTATAATTGTCAAACCTTGTACATATCAAAGCACAAGCCACGCAACTGAATATCAGAATCTGTTAGGACTACGATGGGTCATTTTGGGAGTAACGGccgcaaataattttttttttgaattggtAAGAGCCTCTTTTTTGATAAACAAATAAACAGGTACATATTTAGAACTGAAATCCTTTTCATTAGAAACACAAACAATGTGTAAAGTATTCAAAACTATTTTGATTGTTGAAATGATTCAAAAATAGACATAATTGATGttatttgaaaaattaaataaaaaattaaataatatattcaataaataaagtggtagaatttttattaataaatatttaaccagaaatatttaaaaatataattaaaaacaattagttaaattatatttttttaaaaaaataattaagcatGTGCAAAAGGTAATAAGTAggatatattaaaataatatttaaaaaaaaaagacggAAGAGTAAAAGaattgataaaaataaataaactttgataaaatataaaGGGTAGAGAAGAGACTTTTTGTTTAAaatcaaaaagaaaatatttttgtagaacaatcaaacatatcaaacatacatataaatatatgacttctAATTATGAATTTTCTAATATACCCttattcatttaatttaatttagcaaattaaatcaataatttttctaatgagttcttttataatttattgtctATCTTAAATGCCTTTGGATGTTAATGCATATTGAATTTATCAATTtactcataattttttttttgttgctaACTAAAATTTGTTACTAAAATTAGTATATTTCTTCATGGTTGCTACTGAATAAAAGATTTTAGTCAATGTTGCATCGTTATCCCggttataacttttggtaaaacggtaaATGCATGATCTTACAATTTGTATATATAAGAGTCAAAGTCATGAGATCGATTCTCAATTTCTCATAGATTGCAATTAGtgtaattattgatattgttggaatgcaataattgtctttgTTGGATACATCGATCGAATCATGACAATTGAGCTACTATaccgtttaaaatatttgagttgatgtGTAATATCTAatctaaaaaaagaaaaagttaaaCAAAATTCGCAAGGAGTTAAAAATTAGCAAAAATACAATTGATATTTAACTTAATAACAAGTTTAAGGGTTATATTTtaacatcattataataatttagttaattaagagAATTTTATTTGACAATCGCTATATCAACTCATTTTAAATACATTGTGATTttggttttaataaaatttactattctcttaattttatttttattgttttccattgtgaatgatatttggatgaaaaatatttttgttaatttGAGAGAGCTATCATTATGTTATAATCATGCAaattgaaaaatgttatataaataagtaaatatttttgatttatcGTCATggtgtatttttatttattgtgttttgatatatttagattAATAAATACTCATAAACAAGATGTTATTCAaacgattttaaaaattatctaaatctcgttattatatttttcattattaatcACTCACGTGCATCACACGTGATCATTCCTAGTAAACTGAAATAACGGAACAATACAAAATAATTTCTACTCACTCTTTTTAACATGTTCGATATGCTTCTaaaaaagataaatatatatataattacacCACCCTTAAAGCTAATGTTCAGGGATTTCTCTCAGGAACAAATACTATTAACAAGCGTGAATCAACCTTGCCGCCAGCGCAAGCTAGAACCTTAgaagaaaataagaaaattaatcccaaaaaatgACCTTTTTAGTAAGCCTATTTACGTGTACCTTTATGGGCTAACATCAGTTATAATTTTGAAACTATCAAAAGTCTCATATTGCTTCTAAGAgttaaaggtaatgagagcaGAATTTTTGTTCCTGTGGACATGTTACCTAACTTTCAGCAATGTTGCACTTCGACCACCAGAAAGTTAACCTTACTCAAGGAAACTCAATCACATCTCGAAACCGGTCCAATTATAAAATACTAGTCATCGTTTCTCAACCAAGTTAAGATTCCAACCTACAGATAAATCTACCATTTCTGGCATCATAGCATGGCATTCCTGAAGTCAAAAAACCAACGGACCAGCTGAAGTCTAGTTTTCAGTATCTAAACTGAACATCAGAAGCTAGAAACTACACATCCCAAATAACAGTAGCAGAAAaagttcaaaataaaaatgtaaaagaaaaattataattgaagaaaatgatttaCCTGATATGTAGGCTATGTTTTACAAGCAAGTCCAGTTCCCGATGGAAGCCTCTCTCGTGCTGAACAGGGTCGTACTTGTTTATTTCTATCTGGGAATAGTAATTCATCTTTTATTATCATCCCaacatgataaaacatgataaCTTTCAGGAAATTATGCAGCTAATTTTCCATCTCTATCCTAATTGAGGTCAAATGAGCATGTCACTGAAGTGATTCACATGATTGAACAGATgatcatattaattttttaatagaaCGCAAGTAGATACAAACATGCATATGCTTTTCAATATGAAGTGATTCACATGTTTGAACAGATgatcatattaattttttaatagaaCGCAAATAGATACAAACATGCATATGCTTTTCAATATGAAGAACATAACTTCTTATTTAATTCTATGTTACAAAAACACTCCCCGTCTTTATgtgtttatatgaaaaaaaaGAACAGTGTGGAGTCACTTTCATTCATTACTTACAAGTATACAGCTCTGCACTAGATATCAGATAATGAAAACATTAATGCCTGCCTTAGTAGCGACGAAAAAACTATTGAGACAATCCATATCTAACCTTGAGCAGAGACTCTTGAACGGTGTTTTCAATCTCTTTATACTCACCACAGTGAATGAAACGGCTGGCATCAGGGATGGGGAGAA from the Primulina tabacum isolate GXHZ01 chromosome 16, ASM2559414v2, whole genome shotgun sequence genome contains:
- the LOC142529589 gene encoding uncharacterized protein LOC142529589; protein product: MGDDKPRGTASGAKWDNPNHQLYLHHSDQPGAILVPQSLVEDNYSTWKQSMTMALTVKNKIGLIDGSINEPSERNSDEHQQWNRCNNLVKTWLLGSMSKDIAGSVINCKNARQIWLELQERFSQVNVVELFNIENEIHNCVQGSMSVGSYFTKLKGLWDEREAICTFPICTCGSIKEVAVYLETQKTMKFLTGLNESYAGVRSNTLLLDPLPTVNKAYSPVLRHEKQAEATTGKSQDQPEAAVFAIKNPNRKTEDEQKCTKCNKTNHTTKNCRAHLKCNFCGWRGHTVEFCRKKKAATEVNSTISKGNQAAYLTEKKETSFPFTSEECRQILEMLRSKNPSANHVSNYSTHDELSGPTLGEDDWDGN